From Mytilus galloprovincialis chromosome 9, xbMytGall1.hap1.1, whole genome shotgun sequence, the proteins below share one genomic window:
- the LOC143046999 gene encoding uncharacterized protein LOC143046999 → MEAFNATICTEDIEIQKNQTEKTEVETNTIRKRRNSTSRSSTDESVTKKIKTDCDKPENNEENDEENMQQPVKTSPSLTDEQVKKKIKTDCDKPETEEENDEENIPQPAVKRREEAEKFANLYRLLRENEDITQGLSAKSPEKKEKVATHVATGSTQEYSSQYISTCSSLYKAESFRSLKLNSKYRWGTKDIAEIDVGSLPEDVTIIDLRTNKLRKDHEINDKDVNERFNKFAESHQEVLLIGTVPASCLKLIKFTGVVPDSDTSWCDPDDIVSDDSEYSGSDSDW, encoded by the exons ATGGAAGCATTTAATGCAACAATTTGCACTGAAGATATCGAAATACAGAAGAACCAAACTGAG AAAACAGAAGTAGAGACGAATACAATAAGAAAACGTAGAAATTCAACATCACGATCATCAACAGATGAATCAGTCACGAAGAAAATCAAAACTGACTGTGATAAACCGGAAAATAACGAAGAGAACGACGAGGAAAATATGCAACAACCTGTTAAAACCTCACCATCACTGACAGATGAACAAGtcaaaaagaaaatcaaaactgaCTGTGATAAACCGGAAACTGAAGAAGAGAACGACGAGGAAAATATACCACAACCTGCTGTGAAAAGGAGGGAAGAAGCG GAAAAGTTTGCAAACTTGTACCGATTACTTCGTGAGAATGAAGATATAACTCAGGGATTATCAGCAAAATCAccagaaaaaaaggaaaaagttgCTACCCATGTTGCAACTGGAAGTACACAAGAATATTCTTCTCAGTACATTTCAACATGTTCATCACTTTACAAAGCAGAATCGTTTAGGAGTTTAAAACTGAACAGTAAATATAGATGGGGTACGAAGGACATTGCTGAAATCGACGTTGGAAGTTTACCAGAAGACGTAACAATAATTGATTTGAGAACAAATAAATTGAGGAAAGACCACGAGATAAATGACAAAGATGTAAATGAAAGATTCAATAAATTTGCAGAAAGTCACCAGGAAGTTTTACTGATAGGTACGGTTCCAGCCTcatgtttaaaattaataaaattcacCGGAGTTGTTCCAGACTCGGACACCAGTTGGTGTGATCCTGATGATATCGTTTCAGATGATTCGGAGTATAGTGGGTCGGATTCAGACTGGTAA